DNA from Felis catus isolate Fca126 chromosome B3, F.catus_Fca126_mat1.0, whole genome shotgun sequence:
GGCcactaatttaaataaaagcaaatagttTCTTTCCCACTAATAGTATCCACTGAGTCTCAaatgcatgtgcacacgtgtgtgtgagcacacatgcacacacacactgtcaccTCACAGTTTAACCACTCAAATGTTTGTCAGAGGAAATAAATCCCTAAGCCAAGAAAGACTTGTCCTCATTCCCCCCCGCCAAACATGTGTTTTTACCCCAATATAATGATATGCTTATTTTCTTGCTTTACTGTCAGTCATATATTGTAATTGACATGCTTATGCTTTATGTGCTGTCATAGTTAGAAAGTTGTGAAACATATTCTTCCCTTTTCACAGATATGACCCACTGAATGGCTCATAGAACCTACAGCAGCATCACCTTTGGATGCCATACTCATATAGGGCtggaacaaaaaccaaaccaaccaacgGTGAAGCCAGGTCACTCTGCATGCTTGTATACTTGACAATGAGCGAGGGCTACAGACAGGCAGCATGATGGATAAAGGGGAGCCAGAACTTGTAGGCAAGCCACAGGGTTTGTCAAGGGATCTTTGACAGACCAGTCAGAAAACCATTAGACTGGTCAGAGAGGAGGCTAACTTTCATAAGTAGTAGCTTCCTGTTACACTTCTTTATTCTACGTCTGACTCTTGAGACAGTAGAGCTTTTTGCTCTTCTCCATCAGTGGGAGCCTTTGTTCTGCTGGGTGCTTCCAAAAGTCTATGGCAGGCTCCTTTTATTCTTGACAGCAAACCAACTCTTTAAAATCAAGCCAAAGACATTCAGATTGATGACTGGCCTTTCTTCCCTAGGCAAAATTATCCAGGAATCTCATGTTTGGTTATAGAAGTGCTTTAGTGGAATTTCTATACTTACCAGtaattataatttgcatttttatagtaTTATTCTCTGGAGAAGAGCCACAATAAGTCAGACTTCCTCTAAGTTCTTCTAATAGTCCTTCTTTAGCAGTCTgctcatatttttctgtttgtatatCTGAATGGCTAACCTAACATAATCCCTTTGAGGGAGAGCTCCATTTCAAATTGTCTTCAAGTCCTAATAACTGGCCATCTTAAAGTTTATGTGTCTCCACTGCAATAAACTTATTCTGACttattctgttttccatatttgttatggtggccAGAAACtgaggggatggggggtggtCCATACCCGTGaaggttgccagataaaatataggacatgcatgcaatatttgggacatactgaTCCAAAAAAAGTACccactgtttatctgaaattcatattGAATGAGcatcttctatttttgtttcctaaatcaGGCAACCCTAGTGCTCTTGCTTCTTGCAGAACATCTACTGAATCTAATCTTGGGTAGGCACATTGCAAGCAAAAGGGTGAGGAGCGGGTGGTCTGAAATCTCTAACTGCAGATTTACACCAGTGTCTAAATTTCCGGTAACTGCCTTTGCTAAATCTAGTGATTTAGATTTACTTTAGTGATCAGAAACAAGGCAGAACTTTTTAGAAACTTAGGATATAATGTGGGCTGGGGGGAGAAAGCCATTCCATTTACCTCTTCACTGCAGGTTTGAGAAATGTCAATTTCCTGTAGAGTTTTTCCCAGGTACTATGCAGAAGCTCCTCACCTTTATTCCAGGAATGAAATAGGACGATGGCCTTGAGCCTTGAAGATGACATTCTGATCTGCTGTCCACAAGGTGTGTGCCCTGAGGCGTATCCCCAGAAGGAGGGATGAATTTAGCAATCATGAAATGATCATTCTTAGAGTCAGGCCAGTTACTGAATTTCAGCTTCTCTTCACTAAAATCCCATGTTAGTCTTAGTACCTGACATGTCTACCTTACAGCAAGGCAACAACTTTTGAATGCCAGCTGAGGGGAGTTTTCATTGGTCTATGGGAAGCAAGGTAAGTAAGAACAATGTGCTAAGGTTTTCCTAAAGGTAGACGGTTCTAGTTTAAGGAGTAGTTCTTTATTTCTGGAGAGTGTgttcttttaatcttttcatgTTAAAGTAAACTTTCTTGTATGAAATTATGGTGATACTGGATATGAAGACTCAAAAACTGTTCTTACATAGAAAAGTGACTGGCACTCGTCTTTAAATCTGAAAGTATGGGCATCATGTAGCACACTTTTTAGGTCTGTTTCAGAAATACCACTTCTTGTCTAACgctattaaataattttacatcTGATTCACGTATCCCCCTTTTTGGCTGGAGAAAGAGAATTGGACTCAAAGAACTATTTTAGGCTAACAATATACTGGTGGAAAAGGAATATTTCTATTCTCTTATAAAGTTCAGAAAACATGTTTCAGGTTTTTTCTTTCCTACAGGAGGATCTGAATTATTTGCCCTGATCTCTGGCACAGCATTACTCGCTATTTTAAACATCGTTGTTTTGGTAAGTCAGCAGTCACATATGCACTCTATAAATGTCAGACATAAAATGCAACACATTCAGCATTTGATAAACCATGGCAAACAACTTAGCACTCCAGGCATTTGAAATGTCCATAACATAGCTCAGCTCATTCCCACTTGGAACAaagaaattgctattttttttttgctattctttGGGCCAACGTGGATTAGGAAAGCACAAGAAAATGTCCTTGCTTCTTTCATAAGAAAGGGCTTTTGATAAATATCACAAAAGAAATCATGTAATATTATGAATACACAAATCACAatttccaaggtttttttttttttttttttctcatagacTATTCAGACATGTCCTGGTACTTTGCAAAAACCCCGTTTGGTTGaccattttaaagttcattttaatCCTCACACCATTCCTTCAAGGTCTCTGTTACTCTTCACGATACAGAAGAGCATAGAGAGGTTGAGTGTAAGTTAAGTGGCTTACAGGAAGTTGCAAAGTTAATGCGTGATGCCACCAAAGACAGGGATAAATGAATGGAGTCTGCTCTATTGTGCTCTATTACTACATCAAGTTGTGTAGATGTGACCTCTGGTTGATTCTGAAAGTAAGAATGGCTCTAATCCACTGCAGGTTATTTAACCATGGGATAGACAAAATATGTTTATGATCCTTGTCAAGCTAGTAAATGATACCTTGGATCGCACCCTTGGTTTGGTTCAAGATTTTGATGGAGACGCATGATTCAAAAGCATGTAATACATGAAGTCACTCTTGGCTCAGGAAGACTGACCACAGCCCACCAGCTGATTCACTGTGTGTCTGAGTGTTGCTTACAGGCAAAGAGtgatgaaaaacaagaaaatcacaTCTGTGACCcagtttttctttagtttttctttagttACTAGTCATTTGTAACATCATGCACAGAATTGCATAGAACCTAAGGAAGGAGTCCTTGGTTACTTCAATGttctcacttaaaataaaaacatctgctTTTGATTTACCTCCTGGGAACAAGATGAGGTTGAATGACCCACTCAGAAAATATGAGAAAGCTCATAAATCACCCAACATAATAACTGGCAATGTTGTCCTAAAttgaaacaataaatacataaaagatccAGATCCAGAAACCTCTCAGGGCTTCTGCTAGAATGTCCTGCTCCTAATGGTGCTTAGCCAATGTCGGATGGTTACGTCTGTGATTCATGTAGCATCATGAACATCTAACTTGTTTGATACAATAGTTACAGTGGTAGGATCTCAATAaccaaaacaaatagaaaaccctAGCTGGGCTTTCCCAactgtataatttaaatattggtactgttgtggtgcctgggtggctcagtcggttgagcgtctgactttggctcatgtcatgatcttgtggttcgtgggtttgagccccgcatcaggttttgtgctgacagctcagagcctggagcctgcttcagattctatatctccttctctctttctgcccctcccctgctcatgctctgtctctctctgtgtctcagcaataaataaatgttaaacattttttaaaaaactatttgtactgttatttttattgatgcattttttttttgtttctagtcTTAGTTTCTTACTCTCTCCAAAAAAGTGTCTATAAGCTGAGTCTCTGATGAAATACCATGCTGTCTAGGAAAATGAGGAGGATGGAGTAATGGAAGACTGGTTGATAAATCTGTGTGTGTACAGGATTGATATAATTAACAGTCATTTACAGAGATCtttcaaacagaattttaaattcgGTCATAAATACCTTGTTAAATCGGCACGATCTCGTCTTCTACTTAGCTGAATCAATATAAGGAAAAGATGTGCTTATTAAGTGACTTGAAAGTCATGGCCTGCATTGAATGGATGGGGAATGAGGGACAGGCCTTGATGGAGGCACTAACTCCATTCCTTAAGAGCTGTGGATCCGGGGCATGCTCCTTATAAATCATTTTCCTTGTTTGGGCCAGGGCAGAGGAGAAGTGAagtttgttattttgtatttcttcaacaGTGACAAAGAAAGCCACTGAAGGAACTCTGACAGGGATTCCTGTTGATTTAAAGAACTATAAGGAACACTTTATCGCTGTCACAACAGTGTGTCACTGAACAGCCTGGCTGTCTCCTCTGTTCCGCATCCGGGTGGTGGCATTAAGCAGCAGCAATATGGTGGTTTTAACACAATTTAACTTGGTACACGAATGATAATCTCTAAtgtatgcgtgtatgtgtgtgtatccccCAGCATATTAAGGCTGAAGCAGTGGGGCAAAATTACACATTAATCTAGTCTTGAGAAAGAAACAATTCATTGTAATGTGGCGCTGGCTGGAGCATGTGTAGGAGCGCGAGGTTCACATCCCACAGAGCCATTATTCAGTGGCAGAAAACATCCCATCATAGAGAAGAAATATAAGAATTATGGCAAATGTTACAGATTCCCTTGAAGtagtatattaatatattggGATTAAGAATGAccatagtggggcacctgggtggctcagttggttaagcgtccgactctcggtttcagctcaggtcatgatcttatggtttcgcgagtttgagccctgtgttgggctctgtgctgacaatgcagaacctgcttgggattctctgtctgcccgctcatactgtctctctctccctcaaaataaatgatcttaaaacaaattaaaaaagaaagaatgaccaTATTGATCACTGTTTTTCCCATTAAAACACCATTACGAGGTACCCATGTGCTCTTTTAAGAAGTTACTTGTTATTCCACCTTACATATGCCCGTGCCTAGAGCACTTGCAAGGTGAAATATTCACAACCTTCACCCAGGGATGACCCTGCATTATCTGGAAGAAAAGTACAATGCAAAGTCACACTTCAAACCCTGAGAGTCTTTTCCATCCCAGGGGAATCCAGCGTAAAGCCATTAGGTGTTTCCTTTAGCATACCAATCAGCAAGGGAAATGAGGGCAAGCCTGCTATGAAGGAGACATCAGAGACATCTGTGTCCCTGGAATTCTAATAGAGCTCAGAAGTCCGGGCTTGATACCATCATTTGAAGGGCTGTGCATAGGAAGGCAACACTTAAGAAATTTACTTTGGTGATGATGAAAATATACGGCATTTCAAAATAGGCTGCTTTGTGGAAAAACAATCTGCCACATTCCAAAATCTGAACATAGCCAACATTGGAATGAAACTCTCTAGATTAACTGTTGCAGTAAGAGAGAGCTCATTTCACCCTGCCCCTGTCTGGCTGGCAACTGCTATCCATCCTTTACAATGCAGCTCAGCAATCACCTTGGTGTTATTGAACTGTTTATTATCTATTTACACCTGTTGTCTCCCCAGAACAGTAAGCAAAGTCAGCAAGGTATCTACGTTGTTGTTGGGTCTCTCCAGCTAGCTCAGTGCCTGACAGATAGGCGGTGCTGAGTGAATGCTTGTGAAATCAACGAGGACACATGCGAAATTTGGCTGCAAACCGCATAGGAGGGTCCACTGAAGAAGGAGCCatacaaaacaggtgaaagaACAAGAGGTAATTGTGTGGGTTAGCCAAGGCTGTTTGGGTTGAGTTCAAGAAAATGCTAGGACGTGCTTCAGTCTGTACAGAAGCTTGCCTTGaagaataaatcatttttttccagaaagtaaTTTATAACACTTATTGAAGAAAACAGGTTTGCAAAGAATCTACGTTGTGGTTCTAGCACAGAAGTTGTTCAATACCACTACAGATTTCCATAGTCCACAGCATTAGGCATAAGAATAGGGTGATAGTAATCGCTACGAAAGGTCGGAGTAAATAAAAGAGCAATGGAGAGCCATGTGGGATTTacgaaggaaaataaagaaagcgATACAACAAAGTTCCCCATGGGACCTTGACTTAATATGACATTCCCACTGTCTACACTGATACTACTATTTGGGAGCAGACCACGTTTCTTCGAAATGAATTAGCTGAAAGGAAGTCTCTCCTTTGGAATCCAAAGTTCTACACATATGATTAACACCTTGGAGGCATCTTTGAAGTGCAAATGTGTTACCACACACATAACAGTGTATCATCTCTGCCTAcgataaacagagagagagaccaaaaaatCTAGCATCTCAGAAATGAACCCGAGGTTCACTTTCAGGGCCCCTTTCATTCATGATGCCATGTCATATTTTAGTAGAAAGACTGGCTTCATGCCTCCGCCTTCGGTCTGGTTAAATCTAGGTTTCTTGGTAGCTTAGGGATCCAGCAACTAAATGAATGGTTTTGTTATCTTTGAAAGGTGACCAACCTTTAATGAATTAAATGAGAGGTAGAGTGGAAGTTAGGAATGACCAAGCCTGGAGGACTTGGTTCCAGCTTCCAGGTCTTCCTACTATCCAGGGAAGAGAGGATGGCTGCCAAGATGCTGACAGAGGCAAGAGAAGAAACCAATGCTTCCCCTCTTCACACCTGCTTAGAGCATCCTGCCCTCTTTCCGTTTATGAGGGCCTTCACTCAGCCCTACAGACTGTACATGTGTCTCCTGGGTTCTGTAACCAGCATCAGAAGATCAAAGCTTCCCAGTCCGTCCTCTGGAGATGGAATATCACGTTTGCAGGAGAGAGTTTCAACCATGTCAAAGAATCCGTCTCTGTGTAACTGATTTTCCccgagggaaagagaaaaacatggtcATGTGGGGTATATACCATCAGTAACTACAGAGAAGAACTGCATGGAATTGTAGATATTTAAAATGATGATCCTGTCTGAACTGGTATTAAAGAATGTGCGGTTCAGTGGGAGTCAGGCGGACTTGCTTCCAGTACTGGGACCTCAGTAACGTGATTCAAAATCACTGGTCCTCAGCTTTCCCAATGCCAGGGTTAGGCCAGATGCAGAGTACCTGAGAGGTCCAGGGAGTGGCCAGAGCTCCATCATCCTTCCCAGCCACCAAAATAGTTCAtctctttattatgttgaaacaTGAATAATATCAGATGAACAAAACCGAAATCAAAAACAACCAAAGAGCAAGGTGGTTTTAAAGATCCCTGATAACTCCATCATTCTTAGGAccaagaggggggaaaaaaaaagcttaagacTTCCTATCTTAATCGCATACCAACGATAAGACAAGGAAAAGAGTTAAAAGTATCTATAATCTCTGGCCCTCTCCTCTTATCTCCCTTTGTTAAAACCTAGGGATGTGCTGGCtaattattttctccaaattcctACATAACTTCAGGGGCACCATTCATAGAAAAGACAATGTCACTGTGTCCCCAGGGGTATGGCACTCAGTGGCCCTGGGGAAGATAAATTTAGAGTGGAGAGGCCTGTGTTTGAATCtcacctctgccacttactagctatatgaCCCCTGGCAAGCTATTTGATGATCTCTCTgatcctctttccttttctgtaaagtagagataataaatTTGATTTCCAAAAGCTACTGTAAAAGgctaaatgagataacatatgtaaACAATCTGGTGTAGGGCAGCATACCAACGCTGGTATTAGttctttaaaatcacaaaatctGTGACATTTCACAGTTCTGATAACAACCGGTTCTAGGATGTGTGACCCATACGGTGAGGACAGACCAAAGGATACTGTGGAATTGAAACCGATTTCATCTGCTGAAGATAGGGTAGGTATCCCGAAAGTTAAAGGGGTCAGAATGTTGTGACCCAAGAACTATGCACTTTTTAAGTCTGAACTGTGGTAAGTGGCAGAAAGGAAGACTAATTGGTATGCTAATTAACTAGGGTATGTTGGTACGGCTGTTACCAAGGACAAGCAACAAGAAGACGAGGTGCACGCGTGAAGGATCTATGTGCTGCCAACAAATTACATGTGCTTAACTCAAACTTTTTTGCCTTCCTTAGGAATCTAAGACCTGTCAATATTTAACTGTGCCAAGTCTTTTATTTGCCTTGTAATTAAGAAGTGATTAATCTACACAATAAAGCTGTAACTTAAGCATTATCGATTCTCTAAATATTAAAACTGAAGTGGACTGTAGATATCTAATCCAACCTCCACAAGTCACACCAGCGAAAAGTGAGGTCTAAGGAAGACAAGATACCAGCGAAAAGTGAGGTCGACGGTCTCAAAAGGCAGAGCCAGTTCTGGCACTTGGTCTCATTCACTTAGTCTTCTTCTTACTACAGGAAATCAATCTGCAGCTTTATTCAACACACAACAATTTAACATTGGATATATGGATTCCTGTCTCAACTCTACAGACTTTGGGATCCACAGGGCACTGGAAGACCTCTGAAGGGCTGAGCCAATGACTGACAGAAGCAGCTGAGTGGGACTGTGTCGGAAGGTCTGAGGACATTCAAGAAGGTAATGAAGGGCTTACAGAAAGGCTGTTAGGGATCTGCCAGTCTGGAACATGGGTGGTGAAACTGGGGTCCATTAAGGAACCAAACGATTTTCTATATCTAGGACAGAGCACAGTGACCAGCACATAGTACAGCACGTAGCAGGTACTTAATGCTTACTTGTTGTATAATCGGATGATGAACcaggaatggatgaatgaatgaatgcatgcctGCATGAAAGGAACTGTATCGAGAGAAGAAATGAGAGCCTCAGAGAGGCAACAGAGAGGAGGGACCACCTagtgagaagaggcagagaagagctACCAAAGCTCCCCTCAACCTTAGCAGGAAGGACGAGACTCGTTTCTCTTGCAAGGACAGTGGAGGGAGTGCGGCTGTGGCCCTCCTGCTTCCGCCTCACATTTCCCTTCTGAGGAAATGTGGTAGTTCCCATGGCACCGCTTCTGCTTCTGGCCACTCTGCTCTCAGGACGGAACGAGCAGAAGTGGAATGTGTGAGGGGAGTCTATCTCCAAGGGCAACAGAAATGTCAAACCCATAATGTCACATTATTTTCAGAGGAGACTCTGCCTAAGTGCTATCCAGGCATCTACTGACCATACGGACCCCGATGGAAAAATTCTTCCTAGTAGGAACTTGACATCAAGAAACCAATATGATTCTAGGATAGCAGAGAAAATCCTACCCAGTGAAGAATGAGGGAAAGCTGGGATTTCCCGGTCAATTCTCCAGTCACTGAAAAACTCAGTCATCTGTGGCCATGAACCCAGGGCACTCTCACATGCCACATCTGTTAAAGCTGGGCTTTGCAGGTGGGATTCACGTGAAGAGTACTGGTGGCCTAGACATGAGAGCAGTATCTCATTCTATTTTCTAAACAGTAAGAGGTCAGCGTCACATGTTGTCTTTCAACATCCACATCTCACAGTTTTTACTTCTGTACACAGGATGGGGCCGCTTTGAAGAAAATAGGCACTACTCATCACCTCTGATATTTTTCTAGGACTAAATGGAGAAGCTATAATAGAATACTGCATCAACGCCTAAGGAAGACCTTTCTAGGTTCTTATGACGTAAGCAACTCACTGTTTGAGATCTTCCCCCACGACATCTAGCAGACCAAGGGCAGAATGGCAGTATGCACACGTTAGGTGTGTGGCCAGACTAATGGGTTCTGAGCCGTGTTCATATGAAAGATACGTACAGCCTGAGGAGGAGACGTAGTGTCTATGACGTGACCTTCATTTGACATTTGATTAAGATAAAGTTGGGGcacaaaaaacttttttcttcaaaACCCGGAGAACAGGTCAGTGAAGAGAGCAATGATATAAACTTCCTTCCTCAGCTCCCAGAGTGACTGGCAAGgctttttgagaatatttttagcACAGTTTCAATTCCCTAAAAAGCAATGCCACCTAAAAGAAATGTGTTAAGCACCCTCTAAATGTTTCTCATTAAGTTGCCAACACTGGTACTCACCCCTTAAGGCTGGCTTACAGTGCTCAGCCTAACTCCCCTTTGTGTGATATTCGAGGAATAAACGTGAGACTAGCTgctatttgaaagaaagagattaTATGTGTCAGAATCTACATGTTAATATTTGGAGAATATCTTGAGACATAATAGGAAAAAGCAGCCTAGAAAACGGCGCTCTGCAATGAATTTATAGAAATGGTAGTCAAGAAACCCAAACCGAAAGGTTTTCCTAATGAGGGGACAGGTTTGTTCTTATAGCATAACTAATCTTAGCTAAGTGGCTAATTCTTCCGCAAAGACCAGATTTGGTTAAGAATGAAAACATTCCACTGGGTCTAGATTTAGCATACAATGAACTCCCTAGACTGGTCTTCATGCTGTCCAGCTCTGAGTATCCTGattctttttttgcctttaatcATGTTGCCGACACCTACCTTTTCACGTGAAAGCGAGTCTGAGGAAACGGGGTGGCCAAAGCCGTACGAATGTCCACTCACCTCCCATGAGTTTGGACTGGCAGTTAATAAACTCGGGCTTCCTGTCCGTGAGGTACCTCTGGCAGGTATGGTGGAGGATCTGGAAGAAGGTGCATTTTTCTGAAGCTGTGCTGGCCACCCACTGGTCAAATGCGTTTTCAAACAACAGATCAAATTCTGCAGAATCCTGGAAAAGACGGTGAAATGAGTGTCGATCTCAATCTAGAAAAACTGCGGCTTCCAGCATACCCCTGACAAAAGGCTCACAAAAGCTGAAACGCCTTTCAAAACTTTGGTCTTAATCACAAGGCTCATCTTTATTAGCACCCAGGTGCATGGAAAGAAAGTTCACCTTTCTCTGTTTATCAAGCAAACCCCAAATCTTGGAGTATTTATAGATGTCCTTAGGAAGCTACGCTCACAGAAGCCCCAACAGCTTACTACACATTGACCTGGCACAATTTAGACTAGATACTGCCTTCCCGATGACCCGGAAAAGGTCACGTTCTTGGCAGTGAAACCCATGAATCTTGCCCCTAACCTTTGGTAAGGAAAAGATTCTCCCTTATTATTTTAGCATATAGTgacaatttacattttattcctcCTCATTACCGAGGTTTTATACAGTGAGTATGTGTGAACAAAAGGGAAGGTACTTAAATAAACAGCTCTACCTTAAAATGTTTCTCATATTAAATCCAATAGAATCCTAATACATAATTTGTAAGGTGCCACCTATTTATTTGCTTGCTCGGCTAATAAATCTCATCACTGGTGATATAACGAGATACATGAAGCTTTGATGAACATGGGTTTTTCGTATTGGTAACCATGGACATGATATCTGAACTCTGCTCTTTGTACTTGGCTGATAAACCTACTACAGGAGCCAGCACTTCTTCAGCGTGCATCCCCTTACGTTTCTTCATCACACATGATGAAAAGACTTAGAGTTCCCCATAAGAAGGGCATAGAAATAAGAAAGTCTTAGCCACGTAACTGAAACAGAGAAATAGCTTCGCTAAAGAGGACTCAGacaaccaccaccactgccaaGGTCAGCGAGGGAGTCATCGTGTGAAGAGACCACCTTCGCTCAACACCAGACATTCACTCACCCGATTAGGATCGATGCCATTAACCTGGCGAAGCTGCTCAAGCATCCACTGTGACCTCCGCACGAATGACGTGGAGCCTTCAAACTGTTTGACCTTCGTGATGGACGCCTGTGTGGGTTTCTTGTTTGTCACTGCCAAGAGAAACCACTCAGATTAGTGGGTGTGCAGGTTGGTTGGTTTTCATCTTAGAtttacatgtgtacacacacaaaaacacacagaatatgaatacatgtgccttttattttctaagagagagagagagaaagtgaggggggagaggggcagagggagagagagaatctcaagcaggctccttgctcagtgcagagcccgatgtggggcctgatcccacaaccctgggttcattacctgagctgagatcaaaagtcagacacgcAACTGACAGCTACCCAAGAGCCCCTGAATACATATGCCTCTGATGAGGGGTGAactcaaaagaaacagaagttctaGTCTCTACTCTCAAGCGATTGcagaataattataattttaagggttgcttcatttctgtcttcattcattcaaactgAACACGCCTCAATCAGGTAACACCGGGCACTTTTAATGGAGGCTACAAGAACATGGTGACCAACTGCACGGAAAGAAGCATACAGCGTTGACAGGTGTCAGGGAGAGGTCACTAGGAAAGGCTGGATTTTAAAGGAAGTGGATGTTACTGGCTCCCCTAGTGAACTGCAATGTATATACCTAGCGTGGTATTTGAATGTAAACATACCGGGCTTCCATGGTAAGAGAgggaatatttaaaacattatttggctttaaaatattGTCCAGTTTGAATCTAGCTTGCATCTCTTTATGCCTGCATTTGGCATTCACATACCCGCCTGCCCCACATTCCTGAGGCTTCCACACCTGCAGGACCGAGACAGTTCCTCCTTCCAGCCTTAGTCAGTTCTTCCTTTGCCCCTTCCATGCCGAGAATGGACAGCATCACCTCTCAGACGGAGGTCAAGCACCGGCCGCTAGGAGAGAGTCACTCTGGATATTTCCACATCTGCTTATTTCGTGACTTAGAGCCTCAAGGGTGGAGACGTAATTGAGTGTTATAAAAGGGCTTAACGTAAAAGCTCCTCCCGAGGCCTGGCTGTACGAGTTGTAAAATTTAACAGAAACGATGCTAGTAAGGGAACTAGGAGAAGTGGAAAGTACTACTTGTCATGAATGCAATCCTAGGACGACTGTGCAGCAGTGGcacattctttctttgtttcaaacAGCCCTGCAGATCCTGTATTTCCATATAACCCTGTGGATGGTCATTGGATGGCAAAAAGAATCCTTGAGGGATGAAGGACAGCAGGCATCTACTGTGGTCACAGTTCCTGGTAAGAAGGACCCTCCTTCACGCACACTAGAGTTCAGGGCAGTTGCAGTATCTGCGGGCGTTAAAGCAGGAACCCAGGGACCAAGAGCGGAATGAAATGTGGGCATCTTGCCTTTACGTTTGGCAAGAACTGCATGGTTCCAGGACTAACGACCTGTTTTTATGACCTCGGTACAATCTTTCCCCTTTGCTCCAAACCAGGATTtagcaaacacttaaaaaacaatttcaaataatGCTTAGGTTTATTACCCATTATTTCAGTTATATTTGGCTAAAAGCTTCTGAACATTTCATGCCAATTACGTTTACTTTCATGGTTAAAAAGTCATCATCCCCTTAACACCCGTGATCAGAGGAAATTTTACAGTCTTCTGTTCACACACAGTCTGCCTGGCTTACAGCTCCACGAATAAGTCTGCTAAGTCCTCTTAGGAATAATCATTCCCTGAACTAAATTCAGGCAATAGTAGCAGTCTGCCCAGGGCTCTGTCTATCCGTTTATTTTGTGTGCCTCCTATGGGATCTAATAGGTCTCTCTGATAGCCATGCCCTGCTCTTCAGTTTTCA
Protein-coding regions in this window:
- the STXBP6 gene encoding syntaxin-binding protein 6 isoform X2, with protein sequence MLEQLRQVNGIDPNRDSAEFDLLFENAFDQWVASTASEKCTFFQILHHTCQRYLTDRKPEFINCQSKLMGGNSILHSAADSVTSAVQKASQALNERGERLGRAEEKTEDMKNSAQQFAETAHKLAMKHKC